In the genome of Myxococcus stipitatus, one region contains:
- a CDS encoding LysR family transcriptional regulator, with amino-acid sequence MARLDVNRSGEMEVFVKVVELGGFSAAARAFRMTPSAVSKLVARLEERLGARLLNRSTRALKLTPEGCGFYERSVRILEELDEAERQAAASDAPSGRLRINTNPAFSRCILIPLLPAFLARYPSVTVELNLTDKLIDLLDERTDVAIRAGPLKNSQLTARKLGETRLVIVGSPDYLQRHGAPKSPTDLATHNRLSFSYARASVSWPLVEGSTELAVAPVGSAEASDGEALRQMVLAGVGLARLAVFQVKEDLDAGRLVPVLEEHNPGDTEAIHALYLSQGQHMPARIRAFIDFLTAHVRMP; translated from the coding sequence ATGGCGCGCCTTGACGTCAATCGCTCTGGGGAGATGGAAGTCTTCGTGAAGGTGGTGGAGCTGGGGGGCTTCTCCGCCGCCGCGCGCGCCTTCCGGATGACACCCTCCGCGGTGAGCAAGCTGGTGGCCCGGTTGGAGGAGCGGCTGGGAGCCCGCCTGCTCAACCGCTCGACCCGCGCGCTCAAGCTCACGCCCGAGGGCTGCGGCTTCTATGAGCGGAGCGTGCGCATCCTCGAGGAGCTCGACGAGGCGGAGCGCCAGGCCGCCGCGAGCGACGCCCCCAGCGGAAGGCTGCGCATCAACACCAATCCGGCCTTCAGCCGCTGCATCCTCATCCCCCTGCTCCCGGCCTTCCTCGCCCGCTATCCGTCCGTCACGGTGGAGCTCAACCTGACCGACAAGCTCATCGACCTGCTCGACGAGCGCACCGACGTGGCCATTCGCGCGGGGCCCCTCAAGAACTCGCAGCTCACCGCGCGCAAGCTCGGTGAGACACGGCTGGTCATCGTGGGCTCACCGGACTACCTCCAGCGGCACGGCGCGCCCAAGTCGCCCACGGACCTGGCGACCCACAACCGGCTCAGCTTCAGCTACGCGCGGGCGAGTGTGAGCTGGCCGCTGGTGGAGGGCTCGACGGAGCTCGCCGTGGCCCCGGTGGGCAGCGCCGAGGCGAGCGACGGCGAGGCGCTGCGACAGATGGTGCTGGCGGGCGTGGGGCTCGCGCGGCTCGCGGTGTTCCAGGTGAAGGAGGACCTGGACGCGGGCCGCCTCGTGCCCGTGTTGGAGGAGCACAATCCCGGAGACACCGAGGCCATCCACGCGCTCTACCTGAGCCAGGGGCAGCACATGCCCGCGCGCATCCGCGCCTTCATCGACTTTCTCACCGCCCACGTGCGCATGCCCTGA
- a CDS encoding NAD-dependent protein deacetylase yields MTLPSPTALVPGASEDVDSLASLLRGRRTVVLTGAGCSTESGIPDYRGPGTRARARNPIQHREFLHRPEVRARYWARSLLGWPRFSSARPNAAHQALAELERAGHVPGLITQNVDRLHHAAGSTRVIELHGALERVRCLDCGGNEARAVLQERLLTLNPDFNHQVLELRPDGDAELSSEALQSFRVPACAGCGGTLKPDVVFFGDNVPAPTVAEAFSLLEEGDALLVVGSSLAIYSGYRFLARAAERHLPIAILNIGECRGVELADLRIEASAGDVLPRLVQALARG; encoded by the coding sequence ATGACGCTACCGTCGCCGACCGCGCTTGTTCCCGGAGCCTCCGAGGACGTGGACTCGCTGGCCTCGCTGCTGCGGGGACGGCGCACCGTGGTGCTGACGGGCGCGGGCTGCAGCACCGAGTCCGGCATCCCCGACTATCGCGGCCCCGGCACCCGGGCCCGGGCTCGCAATCCCATCCAGCACCGGGAGTTCCTCCATCGGCCCGAGGTGCGGGCGCGTTACTGGGCGCGCAGTCTGCTCGGCTGGCCCCGGTTCTCCTCCGCCCGCCCCAACGCCGCGCATCAGGCGCTGGCGGAGCTGGAGCGCGCGGGACATGTGCCCGGCCTCATCACCCAGAACGTGGACCGGCTGCACCACGCCGCGGGCAGCACGCGTGTCATTGAGCTGCATGGCGCGCTGGAGCGCGTGCGCTGTCTGGACTGTGGGGGGAATGAGGCGCGCGCCGTGCTCCAGGAGCGTCTGCTCACGCTCAACCCGGACTTCAATCACCAGGTGCTGGAGCTGCGGCCGGACGGAGACGCGGAGCTGTCCTCGGAGGCGCTCCAGTCCTTCCGGGTGCCGGCGTGCGCGGGCTGCGGCGGGACGCTGAAGCCAGACGTCGTGTTCTTCGGCGACAACGTGCCCGCGCCCACGGTGGCGGAGGCGTTCTCCTTGCTGGAGGAGGGGGACGCGCTGCTGGTGGTGGGCTCCTCGCTGGCCATCTACTCCGGCTACCGCTTCCTCGCGCGCGCCGCCGAGCGCCACCTCCCCATCGCCATCCTCAACATCGGGGAGTGTCGTGGCGTGGAGCTGGCGGACCTGCGCATCGAGGCCAGCGCTGGAGATGTGCTGCCTCGGCTCGTCCAAGCGCTGGCGCGCGGCTGA
- a CDS encoding MFS transporter has product MPWALFALTAGAFGIGVTEFVIMGLLMEVGTDLGVSLSSAGLLISGYALGVMAGAPVLTVLTGGWSRKHVLLGLMVIFTVGNVACALAPTYGTLMAARVLTSLSHGTFFGVGSVVATGLVSADRRASAIAIMFTGLTVATILGVPLGTWLGQWLGWRATFWAVALIGLVAVVVLAAFVPRDTAERKSTDWRADMRALGRRSVLLGLMTTALGYAGVFAVFTFIAPILTRLSGFSQAAVSPILLVFGGGMLVGNLVGGKLADRQLLPAILGTLAVLSLVLFGMTFVLHSQVLAVVAVGLFGAAAFATVPPLQMWVLEKARGAGQSLASSLNIGAFNLGNALGAWFGGLIIDRGPGLGAVTWVAALVPLSAILIVLLSQRLDAGDSAPYLSVPK; this is encoded by the coding sequence ATGCCGTGGGCCTTGTTCGCATTGACCGCGGGCGCCTTTGGAATCGGCGTCACGGAGTTCGTCATCATGGGCCTGTTGATGGAGGTGGGCACCGACCTGGGTGTCTCCCTCTCCTCGGCGGGGCTGCTCATCTCCGGCTACGCCCTGGGCGTCATGGCGGGTGCTCCCGTCCTGACGGTGTTGACGGGAGGCTGGTCCCGCAAACACGTGCTGCTGGGGCTGATGGTCATCTTCACCGTGGGCAACGTGGCCTGCGCGCTCGCGCCCACGTACGGCACGCTGATGGCCGCGCGGGTGCTCACGTCCCTCTCGCACGGGACGTTCTTCGGCGTGGGCTCCGTCGTGGCCACGGGGCTTGTGTCCGCGGACCGGCGCGCGTCCGCCATCGCCATCATGTTCACGGGACTCACGGTGGCCACCATCCTCGGTGTGCCGCTGGGCACCTGGCTGGGGCAGTGGCTCGGGTGGCGCGCGACGTTCTGGGCCGTGGCGTTGATTGGCCTGGTCGCCGTCGTGGTGCTCGCGGCGTTCGTCCCTCGCGACACGGCGGAGCGGAAGTCCACGGACTGGCGCGCGGACATGCGGGCCCTCGGGCGGCGGTCGGTGTTGCTGGGGCTGATGACGACGGCGCTCGGCTACGCGGGGGTGTTCGCCGTGTTCACCTTCATCGCGCCCATCCTCACGCGGCTCAGCGGCTTCTCGCAGGCGGCGGTGTCACCCATCCTGCTGGTCTTCGGAGGCGGCATGCTGGTGGGCAACCTGGTGGGCGGAAAGCTCGCGGACCGCCAGCTGCTTCCGGCCATCCTGGGCACGCTCGCGGTGCTGTCCCTGGTGTTGTTCGGGATGACCTTCGTGCTGCACAGCCAGGTCCTCGCCGTCGTCGCCGTGGGGCTGTTCGGCGCCGCGGCCTTCGCCACGGTGCCGCCGCTCCAGATGTGGGTGCTGGAGAAGGCGCGGGGCGCCGGGCAGAGCCTCGCGTCGAGCCTCAACATCGGCGCCTTCAACCTGGGCAACGCGCTGGGCGCGTGGTTCGGCGGGCTCATCATCGACCGAGGCCCCGGACTGGGGGCCGTCACCTGGGTGGCCGCGCTGGTGCCGCTGTCGGCCATCCTCATCGTCCTGCTGTCGCAGCGCCTGGACGCTGGCGACTCCGCGCCCTACTTGTCCGTGCCGAAGTAG
- a CDS encoding GNAT family N-acetyltransferase translates to MLSWQWKAFPELTLDELYALLALRQEVFVVEQRSLYLDADGLDARSLHLLGLEDAGSGPFLAAYLRILPPGVKHPDEASLGRVVTSPRARGRGLGRELTERGLARLEALYPRADIRISAQEYLISFYESLGFVTQGGVYDEDGIPHIEMLRRARG, encoded by the coding sequence ATGCTGAGCTGGCAATGGAAGGCGTTCCCGGAGCTGACGTTGGACGAGCTTTATGCACTGCTCGCCCTCCGACAGGAGGTCTTCGTCGTGGAGCAGCGCTCGCTCTACCTGGACGCGGATGGGCTGGACGCCAGGTCCCTCCACCTCCTCGGGCTCGAGGACGCGGGCTCCGGGCCCTTCCTGGCCGCGTACCTGCGCATCCTCCCGCCCGGCGTGAAACACCCCGACGAAGCCAGCCTGGGCCGCGTGGTGACGTCTCCCCGCGCGCGAGGACGGGGGCTGGGGCGCGAGCTCACCGAGCGGGGGCTCGCCCGGCTCGAGGCCCTCTACCCTCGCGCGGACATCCGCATCTCCGCGCAGGAGTACCTCATCTCCTTCTACGAGAGCCTGGGCTTCGTCACCCAGGGCGGCGTCTACGACGAGGACGGCATCCCCCACATCGAGATGCTCCGCCGCGCCCGAGGCTGA